A single region of the Bacillus cereus genome encodes:
- a CDS encoding ornithine cyclodeaminase family protein, with the protein MLVISANEQKNLVNMNEVIEYAALALKEFSAERTITPIRGSLPFASEQNTALIMPSVAEGLEALGLKVVTVVPQNKKIGKKTINGIVMLSDFQTGEPLALLEGSYLTMIRTGALSGVATKHLARHNAKTLCIIGTGEQAKGIAEAVFTVRDIEKVILYNRTEEKAYAFAQYIQEKFSKPAYVYTNPNEAISEADIIVTTTNASTPVFSEKLQKGVHINAVGSFRPSMQELPSHAITSSNKVVVESKEAALEETGDLLVPIKEGLFKTSDIHAELGQIISGEKAGRENDEEITVFKSVGLAVVDIIVAKYLYEKAVERGIGNRIEF; encoded by the coding sequence ATGCTAGTCATAAGCGCGAACGAGCAAAAAAACTTAGTAAATATGAATGAAGTCATTGAATACGCGGCGCTTGCTTTAAAAGAATTTTCAGCAGAAAGAACGATCACACCAATTCGCGGCTCATTACCATTTGCGAGCGAGCAAAATACCGCATTAATTATGCCTTCGGTAGCGGAAGGACTGGAAGCTCTTGGTTTAAAAGTAGTAACAGTAGTCCCGCAAAACAAAAAGATAGGAAAGAAAACGATAAACGGAATTGTAATGCTATCAGACTTTCAAACAGGAGAACCACTCGCACTTTTAGAAGGTTCCTATTTAACGATGATCCGAACAGGCGCCTTATCAGGAGTAGCGACAAAACATTTAGCTCGTCATAACGCAAAAACTTTATGTATCATCGGCACCGGTGAACAGGCGAAAGGAATTGCAGAAGCTGTATTCACGGTTAGAGATATTGAAAAAGTAATTTTATACAACCGAACGGAAGAAAAAGCCTATGCATTCGCGCAATATATACAAGAGAAATTCAGCAAACCGGCCTACGTTTACACAAATCCAAATGAAGCAATAAGCGAAGCGGACATCATCGTCACAACTACGAATGCATCTACACCAGTCTTCTCAGAAAAACTACAAAAAGGCGTCCACATAAACGCCGTCGGTTCATTTAGACCGAGCATGCAAGAACTACCATCTCACGCCATCACAAGCTCAAACAAAGTAGTAGTCGAATCAAAAGAAGCAGCATTAGAAGAAACAGGTGATCTTCTAGTGCCAATAAAAGAAGGTTTATTTAAAACTAGCGACATCCACGCTGAACTTGGTCAAATTATAAGCGGGGAAAAAGCTGGTAGAGAGAACGATGAAGAGATTACCGTTTTCAAATCGGTAGGTTTAGCGGTAGTAGATATTATCGTTGCGAAGTATTTGTATGAGAAAGCGGTGGAGCGTGGGATTGGGAATAGGATTGAGTTTTGA